GCGTGCGCCGTGCCGATCGCTACGCGTTCCACCCGCTCTACGAGCTTGAGGAGATCACCTACGCGCCGAGCTTCGACATCGAGGCGCTGCTGGACAAGGGCCGGGCGATCCTGCGCGATTTCGACGGGCCGGTCGACGCCATCGTCGGCTACTGGGATTTTCCCTCGATCGTGATGCTGCCGATCCTGCGGCGCGAGATCGGATTGCCCGGCCCCAGCCTGGAAAGCGTCCTGCGGTGCCAGCACAAGTACTGGAGCCGCCGGGAGCAGGCCGGGGCCGTGCCCGAGACGGTGCCGCGATTCGCGCTGGTCGATCCCTTCGAGGCCGATGCCGGCGATCCGCCGCTGCCCTATCCGTTCTGGATCAAGCCGGTCACGTCGCATTCCTCGATCCTGGGGTTCCGGGTCCGGAACCGGGCCGACTACGCGCATGCTCTGTCCGAGATGCGGGCCGGCATCCATCGCTTCGCCGGACCGCTGGAGGTGCTGATGGGGTATGCCGACCTGCCGGACGAGATCGCGGCGGCGGGGGCCGCGCAATGCATCGCCGAGGAGATCATCTCGACGGGCCGGCAATGCACGCTGGAAGGCTACGTCTTCGAGGGCGAGACGACGGTCTACGGCATCGTCGACTCGATCCGCGGCCGCAACCGCTCCAGCCTCGAACGCTACGAATACCCCTCGGCGCTGCCCGAACCGGTCAAGGCGCGGATGCGCTCCTACGCGGCGACGGTGCTGGAGCGGATCGGCCTGGACGACACGCCCTTCAACATGGAGTTCTTCTACCAAGCACGGGACAAGCGGTTGTCGCTGCTGGAGATCAATGCGCGCATCTCCAAG
This genomic window from Rhodovulum sp. ES.010 contains:
- a CDS encoding acetyl-CoA carboxylase biotin carboxylase subunit family protein; the encoded protein is MDAERKTNIFVAGLDPFNLRLLQSVRRADRYAFHPLYELEEITYAPSFDIEALLDKGRAILRDFDGPVDAIVGYWDFPSIVMLPILRREIGLPGPSLESVLRCQHKYWSRREQAGAVPETVPRFALVDPFEADAGDPPLPYPFWIKPVTSHSSILGFRVRNRADYAHALSEMRAGIHRFAGPLEVLMGYADLPDEIAAAGAAQCIAEEIISTGRQCTLEGYVFEGETTVYGIVDSIRGRNRSSLERYEYPSALPEPVKARMRSYAATVLERIGLDDTPFNMEFFYQARDKRLSLLEINARISKSHSPIFDKVEGVPHKEVMIDVALGRRPEFPARRGAYRYAAKFMPRLYGHSDDEIVTHAPSEAEVRALEARYPGTDIKMHVDQGMRLRDDHHYDEYSHELAAIFMGADSRDALHANFRRLFDEMDIRTARPGRTPQ